AGCAGCGCGCCGACGCCGACGAGGGCGGGCGTGAAAAGCAGCAGGACGATGAGCGTGTGCAGGGAGGTGCCGGCCCAGATCTCGGGGCGGGCGAGCGTGCGCAGGCGGAGTTTCACGCCGATGCTGAAGAGCATGAGGGTGACGCCGAGGTTGGCGATGGCGTCGAGGGCGGCGCCGCCGGTTTTGCCCAGGGCCTGGAGAACGAAGCCGGAGATCAGAAAGCCGACGAGCGGGGGCAGGCGAAACTGTTGGGCGAGCAGGCCGAAGAAGAAAGCGACCGCCAGTAAGAGGGCATCCATGCGACGACAGAAGCTACTTATGTGCCCTTGGCCAGTCGGGGTGGGTGGTTGGGGAGGATGGGGGCACGGGGAGATGGAATGGGGCTCTTTAGTCTTTCTCTTTATCTTTCTTCTTTCTCCCCACGGAGCGGATGGGTTTTGGCCGGCGGGGATAAAGAGAAAGATAAAGAGGAAAGTGAAAGATTGGGGGGGGGCTAATGTTGTAGGGCCGTCGCTTGCGACGTGCCGCAGTGTGACGGGATAGGCGGGAGCCGAGAGGCACGGGCGGCGTGCCGCAAGCGGCAGCCCTACATGCACGCACGCGGACGGTCCGGGGGGCCGTCCCTCCTTTGGTTGTGCATAAAATTGCATTGATGTGTTTCGCGGATGGGGGCAGGGGTGGGGGAACCCCTTTTGCTTTATGGTATCCCCTCGTTGGTTGGTTGGTGTGGTCTTGGTCTGTGTCCTCGGATCGGTCGCGGTGCGCGCCGGTGCGTCTTATTATGGGGAGGCCCCGGCGGATCCGGCGGCGGTGGTGTTGCGACCCGGGGCGTTTGGCGCGGTGGGGGATGGCGTGGCCGATGATACGGCGGCGCTGCAGGCGGCGGTGAATGCGGTGCAGGAGCAGACGGTGCGGGGAGTGGTATTGGTCGAGCAGGGGCGTTACCGGCTCACCGACACGGTGCATGTGTGGGCGGGGATTCGCTTGATCGGGTATGGACCCGAACGGCCGGTGTTGGTGTTGGGCGAGGCGACGCCGGGTTTTGATGAGGCGGAGAGTCGTTACCTGCTGCACTACACGTCGTATCGGCCGGAGGAGGGCGGGGAGATTCGGGATGCAAATCCGGGGACGTTTTACAGCGCGTTCAGCAACATCGATGTGGAGATCGGCGCGGGCAATCTGGGCGCAGTGGGCATTCGTTCGCACTGGGCGCAGCATGGGTTCATCGCGCATGCGCGCTTCACGCTGACCTCGGGCAAGGCGGCGGTGGAGGAGGTCGGCAATACGATCTTCGACTGCGAATTTATCGGCGGTGATTATGGTCTGCTGACCGGCAAGCCGTCGCCGAGCTGGCCGTTTACGCTGCTCGATGCGCGCTTTTCCGGTCAGCGGGTGGCGGCGATCCGCACGGAGGAGGCGGGCATGACGATCGTGCGCGGTCACTTTGCCGACGTGCCGACGGTGGTGACGATCAATCCGGAGCGATCAGAGGAGTTGTTTGTGCAGGACTCGCGGTTTGAGCGCGTAAGTGGACCGGCGATCGTGGTGAGCGAGGTGGCCAATGCGCGCACGCAGGTGAACCTGCAGAACGTCGTATGTGAAGCGGTGCCGGAGTTGGTGCGGTTGCGCGAGACGGGTAAGGTGGTGGCGGGCCTGTATCCGGAGGATCCCTACATGGTGGAGCGGTTTTCGCACGGGCTGCATCTGGCGGGCGTGGGGGCGGAGCCGGAGATCAAAACCGTGCTGGAGGCGCGACCGGTGGCGGAGTTGCCGGAGTTGCCGACGAGTGATTTGCCGGCGGTGCCGGCGGTGGCGACATGGTTTAACGTGAAGGACGCGGGAGCGGTGGGTGATGGCGTGACCGATGACACGGCGGCGATCCGCGCGGCGATCGTGGCGCATCGCACGGTGTTTTTCCCGGCGGGGCGGTATGTGGTGAGCGATACGCTGACGCTGCGGGAGGATTCGGTGTTGGTCGGGCTGAGTCCAATCACGACGCAGATCGCGCTGCGCGATCATGCGCGGGCGTTTTGGGGTGAGGGCGCGGATGAACGGGACCCGGCGGAGGTTACGGGTTGGGCGGCGCGCTTTCCGGTCGATCATGGCACGGGCGCGCCGAAGGCCTTGATCGAATCGGCCCGCGGAGGCGCGGCGATTTTGAGTGGGCTGGGTGTCGACCCCGGGGACAATCCGCGGGCGGTGGCGGTGTTGTGGCGAGCGGGGGAACATTCGTTGGTCGACGACGTGAAGTTCTTGGGCGGTCACGGCACTTATCTGCCGGATGGCACAGCGGTGCCGGCTTATAATGAATTTCGCA
This portion of the Actomonas aquatica genome encodes:
- a CDS encoding glycosyl hydrolase family 28-related protein; this translates as MVSPRWLVGVVLVCVLGSVAVRAGASYYGEAPADPAAVVLRPGAFGAVGDGVADDTAALQAAVNAVQEQTVRGVVLVEQGRYRLTDTVHVWAGIRLIGYGPERPVLVLGEATPGFDEAESRYLLHYTSYRPEEGGEIRDANPGTFYSAFSNIDVEIGAGNLGAVGIRSHWAQHGFIAHARFTLTSGKAAVEEVGNTIFDCEFIGGDYGLLTGKPSPSWPFTLLDARFSGQRVAAIRTEEAGMTIVRGHFADVPTVVTINPERSEELFVQDSRFERVSGPAIVVSEVANARTQVNLQNVVCEAVPELVRLRETGKVVAGLYPEDPYMVERFSHGLHLAGVGAEPEIKTVLEARPVAELPELPTSDLPAVPAVATWFNVKDAGAVGDGVTDDTAAIRAAIVAHRTVFFPAGRYVVSDTLTLREDSVLVGLSPITTQIALRDHARAFWGEGADERDPAEVTGWAARFPVDHGTGAPKALIESARGGAAILSGLGVDPGDNPRAVAVLWRAGEHSLVDDVKFLGGHGTYLPDGTAVPAYNEFRTADGNPRRAWDRQYASLWVTDGGGGTFHDLWTASPYAAAGMVVSDTRTPGRLYAMSSEHHVRAEVVVRRAANWSFYALQFEEERLEGPAALPLEIADSENLLFVNTYVYRVMSTYSPFPTGIQISDSSNVRFRGIHAYSPSKFTADATVRDVGTGAVVWSREIAWLDVEVSAQDEAEVVEVTPHTVVAAGFNNADGLVSDAVGNVLWVDARWQRIWRWEAASGRVRLLRDEPLEPVALAVAANGEVLVVTRVGTVYAFDPERPEQAITVLAPEPAAARPGATAWVPSSRWRDAHDFLERTMVAAPWHYVSPDGSIFIPAEDAFVQAGSFHSNYSTIDLIRCYGLTPVVDGRPTAVADEFGQRTFLFETHDAAGVLGAPRLLVEEGEATAITGPDGRVYVAAGVIFVYEPDGTEVRRIVLPQRPTSLAFGGKDGRVLVVGARDKVYAVEVRVE